One part of the Vitis riparia cultivar Riparia Gloire de Montpellier isolate 1030 chromosome 15, EGFV_Vit.rip_1.0, whole genome shotgun sequence genome encodes these proteins:
- the LOC117931735 gene encoding subtilisin-like protease SBT1.1 has translation MAYRISLLLVVFTAAAISIASEDKATYVVHMDKAQTTALDRTLGDSKKWYEAVMDSITELSAEEDGGGEEASDPELLYTYETAITGFAARLSTKQLESLNKVEGFLSAVPDEMMSLQTTYSPQFLGLKFGRGLLTSRNLANDVIIGIVDSGIWPEHDSFKDRGMTRPVPSRWKGVCEQGTRFTAKNCNKKLIGARAYYKGYEATAGKIDETVDFRSARDSQGHGTHTASTAAGHMIDGASSFGMAKGVAAGMSCTARIAAYKACYAGGCATSDILAAIDQAVSDGVDVLSLSIGGSSQPYYTDVLAIASLGAVQHGIFVAAAAGNSGPSSSTVINTAPWMMTVAASTMDRSFTAIVNLGNGETFDGESLYSGTSTEQLSLVYDQSAGGAGAKYCTSGTLSPDLVKGKIVVCERGINREVEMGQEVEKAGGAGMLLLNTESQGEEIRVDPHVLPASSLGASAAKSIRNYISSENPTASIVFNGTTFGNQAPVIASFSSRGPAHTEPYVIKPDVTAPGVNILAAWPPTVSPSKTKSDNRSVLFNVISGTSISCPHVSGLAAIIKGAHQDWSPAAIKSALMTSAYTLDNKKSPISDTGSESPTATPFAYGSGHVDPERASNPGLVYDISYEDYLYYLCSLKYSSSQMATISRGNFSCPTDTDLQTGDLNYPSFAVLFDGNSHNNSATYKRTVTNVGYATTTYVAQAHEPEGVSVIVEPKVLKFKQNGQKLSYTVSFVQLGEKSSSSGTSFGSLVWGSSRYSVRSPIAVTWQ, from the coding sequence ATGGCGTACAGAATCTCATTGTTGCTGGTGGTCTTCACGGCTGCTGCTATTTCAATTGCTTCAGAAGACAAAGCGACTTATGTAGTTCACATGGACAAAGCCCAGACCACAGCTTTAGACCGCACTCTTGGGGATTCCAAGAAATGGTATGAAGCAGTGATGGATTCCATCACAGAATTGTCAGCTGAAGAagatggaggaggagaagaagcaTCAGACCCTGAGCTCCTTTACACCTACGAAACTGCAATCACTGGCTTTGCTGCAAGGCTTTCCACTAAGCAGTTGGAATCCTTGAACAAAGTTGAGGGGTTTCTGTCAGCTGTTCCTGATGAAATGATGAGTCTCCAAACCACCTACTCACCTCAGTTCCTTGGCCTGAAATTTGGAAGAGGACTATTGACTTCACGCAACTTGGCAAACGATGTGATAATTGGCATTGTCGATTCTGGAATCTGGCCTGAACACGATAGTTTCAAGGATAGGGGCATGACACGACCGGTGCCCTCTCGATGGAAGGGTGTTTGCGAGCAAGGCACAAGATTCACAGCTAAAAATTGCAACAAGAAGCTTATAGGCGCAAGAGCCTACTACAAAGGCTACGAGGCCACAGCTGGGAAAATAGATGAAACAGTGGACTTCCGATCTGCTAGGGACTCCCAAGGCCATGGAACTCACACTGCATCAACCGCAGCTGGCCATATGATAGATGGAGCTAGCAGTTTCGGTATGGCCAAGGGCGTTGCCGCTGGAATGAGCTGTACAGCAAGAATTGCTGCATACAAAGCTTGTTATGCTGGTGGTTGTGCTACCTCCGATATATTAGCAGCAATAGACCAGGCTGTTTCCGATGGGGTTGATGTCTTGTCACTCTCCATTGGAGGATCCTCACAGCCTTACTATACTGATGTCTTGGCTATTGCCTCATTGGGGGCAGTCCAACATGGAATTTTTGTTGCTGCCGCTGCTGGAAATTCAGGTCCTTCTAGTTCAACCGTCATCAATACAGCACCATGGATGATGACCGTCGCTGCAAGCACCATGGATAGAAGCTTCACTGCCATAGTCAATCTTGGTAACGGAGAAACTTTCGATGGGGAATCATTGTATTCCGGAACGTCAACTGAGCAACTGTCGCTTGTTTATGATCAATCTGCAGGCGGGGCAGGAGCCAAGTACTGCACCAGTGGCACGCTCTCTCCAGATCTGGTTAAAGGGAAGATTGTTGTATGTGAGCGAGGCATCAACAGAGAGGTTGAAATGGGACAAGAAGTGGAAAAGGCAGGTGGAGCTGGAATGCTACTACTGAACACTGAATCTCAAGGTGAGGAAATTCGGGTTGATCCACATGTTTTACCAGCCAGTTCTCTGGGGGCCTCAGCAGCTAAATCCATAAGAAACTATATCAGTTCGGAGAATCCCACTGCTTCCATTGTTTTCAATGGGACAACGTTCGGCAACCAGGCACCTGTAATAGCATCATTCTCCTCAAGGGGCCCTGCACACACAGAACCTTACGTGATCAAGCCCGATGTGACAGCCCCGGGCGTGAACATACTGGCCGCCTGGCCGCCGACAGTCAGCCCAAGCAAGACCAAAAGCGACAACAGAAGTGTACTATTTAATGTAATTTCAGGAACATCCATATCTTGTCCTCACGTTAGTGGTTTAGCTGCAATCATCAAAGGAGCCCACCAAGACTGGTCACCTGCGGCCATCAAGTCAGCCCTAATGACATCCGCTTATACTCTAGACAACAAGAAGTCTCCCATCTCAGATACCGGTTCGGAGAGCCCAACAGCCACCCCATTTGCCTATGGTTCAGGCCATGTGGATCCTGAGAGAGCCTCTAATCCGGGGCTGGTTTATGATATCAGCTATGAGGACTATCTCTACTATCTGTGTAGCCTCAAGTATTCATCTTCTCAGATGGCTACAATATCAAGGGGGAACTTCAGTTGCCCCACAGACACAGATCTTCAAACGGGTGACTTGAACTACCCTTCATTTGCAGTACTTTTCGATGGAAATTCCCACAACAACAGCGCCACATACAAAAGAACTGTAACAAATGTTGGGTACGCTACTACTACTTATGTGGCGCAGGCCCATGAGCCTGAAGGAGTATCAGTCATCGTTGAGCCTAAGGTTTTAAAGTTCAAACAGAACGGCCAGAAATTGAGCTACACGGTGAGTTTTGTTCAATTGGGAGAGAAATCAAGTTCATCAGGTACATCTTTTGGATCTCTTGTTTGGGGGTCCAGCAGGTATTCAGTTAGAAGTCCTATTGCAGTGACTTGGCAGTAG
- the LOC117931779 gene encoding subtilisin-like protease SBT1.1, translating to MVYRLSLLLVVFMAAAISIASEDKEIYVVHMDKAKTTALDNILGDSKKWYEVVMDSITELSAEEDGGEEASAPELLYTYETAITGFAARLSNKQLEALNKVEGFLSAVPDEMLSLQTTYSPQFLGLQFGKGLLTSRNLANDVIIGFVDSGIWPEHASFKDGGMKRPVPSRWKGVCEEGTRFTAKNCNRKLIGARAYYKGYEAAAGKIDETVDFRSARDSHGHGTHTASTAAGHMIDGASIFGMAKGVAAGMSCTGRIAAYKACYARGCASSDILAAIDQAVSDGVDILSLSIGGSSQPYYADVLAIASLGAVQHGVFVAAAAGNSGPSSSTVVNAAPWMMTVAASTMDRSFPAIVNLGNGETFDGESLYSGTSTEQLSLVYGESAGGARAKYCSSGTLSPALVKGKIVVCERGINRGVEKGQEVEKAGGAGMLLLNTASQGEEIRVDPHVLPASSLGASASKSIRNYISSGNPTASIVFNGTVFGKPAPVMASFSSRGPALLEPYVIKPDVTAPGVNILAAWPPTVGPSGIKSDNRSVLFNVISGTSMSCPHVSGLAAIIKGAHQDWSPAAIKSALMTTAYTLDNKKAPISDTGSESPSATPFAHGSGHVDPEKASNPGLIYDISYEDYLYYLCSLKYSSSEMATLSRGNFSCPTDTDLQTGDLNYPSFAVLFDGDSHNNSATYKRTVTNIGYPTTTYVAEAHEPEGVSVIVEPKVLKFNQKGQKLSYKVSFVDSGEKSSSSDSSFGSLVWVSSKYSVRSPIAVTWQ from the coding sequence ATGGTGTACAGATTGTCATTGTTGCTGGTGGTCTTCATGGCCGCTGCTATTTCAATTGCTTCAGAAGACAAAGAGATTTATGTAGTTCACATGGACAAGGCCAAGACCACAGCTTTAGACAATATTCTTGGGGATTCCAAGAAATGGTATGAAGTAGTGATGGATTCCATCACAGAATTGTCAGCTGAAGAAGATGGAGGAGAAGAAGCATCAGCCCCTGAGCTCCTTTACACCTATGAAACTGCAATCACTGGCTTCGCTGCAAGGCTTTCCAATAAGCAGTTGGAAGCCTTGAACAAAGTTGAGGGGTTTCTGTCAGCTGTTCCTGATGAAATGCTGAGTCTCCAAACCACCTACTCACCGCAGTTTCTTGGCCTGCAATTCGGAAAGGGACTATTGACTTCACGCAACTTGGCGAACGATGTGATAATCGGCTTTGTCGATTCTGGAATCTGGCCTGAACACGCTAGTTTCAAGGATGGGGGCATGAAACGGCCGGTGCCCTCTCGATGGAAGGGTGTTTGCGAGGAAGGCACAAGATTCACAGCTAAAAATTGCAACAGGAAGCTTATAGGCGCAAGAGCCTACTACAAGGGCTACGAGGCGGCAGCTGGGAAAATAGATGAAACGGTGGACTTCCGATCTGCTAGGGACTCCCATGGCCATGGAACTCACACTGCATCAACTGCAGCAGGCCATATGATAGATGGAGCTAGCATTTTCGGTATGGCCAAGGGCGTCGCCGCTGGAATGAGCTGTACAGGAAGAATCGCTGCATACAAAGCTTGCTACGCTCGTGGTTGTGCTTCCTCCGATATATTAGCAGCAATAGACCAGGCTGTTTCCGATGGGGTTGATATCTTGTCACTCTCCATTGGAGGATCCTCACAGCCTTACTATGCTGATGTCTTGGCTATTGCCTCCTTGGGGGCAGTCCAACATGGGGTTTTCGTTGCTGCCGCTGCTGGAAATTCAGGCCCATCTAGTTCAACTGTCGTCAATGCAGCACCATGGATGATGACCGTTGCTGCAAGCACCATGGATAGAAGCTTCCCTGCCATAGTTAATCTTGGTAACGGAGAAACTTTTGATGGGGAATCATTATATTCCGGAACGTCAACTGAGCAACTATCGCTTGTTTATGGTGAATCTGCAGGCGGCGCAAGAGCCAAGTACTGCAGTAGTGGCACACTCTCTCCAGCTCTGGTTAAAGGGAAGATTGTTGTATGTGAGCGAGGCATCAACAGAGGGGTGGAAAAGGGACAAGAAGTGGAGAAGGCAGGTGGAGCTGGAATGCTACTGCTGAACACTGCATCTCAGGGTGAGGAAATTCGGGTTGATCCACATGTTTTGCCAGCCAGTTCTCTGGGGGCCTCAGCATCTAAATCCATAAGAAACTACATCAGCTCGGGGAATCCCACTGCTTCCATTGTTTTCAATGGGACAGTGTTTGGCAAGCCAGCACCAGTGATGGCATCATTCTCCTCAAGAGGCCCTGCACTTTTAGAACCTTATGTGATCAAGCCCGATGTGACAGCCCCGGGAGTGAACATACTGGCCGCCTGGCCGCCGACAGTGGGCCCATCCGGGATCAAGAGCGACAACAGAAGTGTACTATTTAATGTAATTTCAGGAACATCCATGTCTTGTCCTCACGTTAGTGGCTTAGCTGCAATCATCAAAGGAGCACACCAAGACTGGTCACCTGCGGCCATCAAGTCAGCCCTAATGACAACCGCTTACACTCTAGACAACAAGAAAGCTCCCATCTCAGATACCGGTTCGGAGAGCCCATCAGCCACCCCATTTGCGCATGGTTCAGGCCATGTCGATCCTGAGAAAGCCTCTAACCCAGGACTGATTTATGATATCAGCTATGAGGACTATCTCTACTATCTGTGTAGTCTCAAGTATTCATCTTCTGAGATGGCGACACTATCAAGGGGGAACTTCAGTTGCCCCACAGACACAGATCTTCAAACGGGTGACTTGAACTACCCTTCATTTGCTGTACTTTTCGATGGAGATTCCCACAACAACAGCGCCACATACAAAAGAACCGTAACAAATATTGGGTACCCCACTACTACTTATGTGGCGGAGGCCCATGAGCCTGAAGGAGTATCAGTCATCGTTGAGCCTAAGGTTTTAAAGTTCAACCAGAAGGGCCAGAAACTGAGCTACAAGGTAAGTTTTGTTGATTCGGGAGAGAAATCAAGTTCTTCAGATTCATCTTTTGGATCTCTTGTTTGGGTGTCCAGCAAATATTCAGTTAGAAGTCCTATTGCAGTGACTTGGCAGTAG